The Argiope bruennichi chromosome 5, qqArgBrue1.1, whole genome shotgun sequence genome segment GAATGACTTTTTAACAATTCCCAGTTTAGACATTTTGCGATCCTTAATGGTGCACACTAGAATAACGGTGCACTTTAAGAGgaccttcttttttttaaaaaatgatccatttagttttacatttcagtaGATTCACggcatgttaatgatttatttataattgcttttttctTATCTCAGTAACTTtgtgaaaaatgtatatatttttatttattgtaatttatcagttatgagaaaatatatacaattacattTAAACTGACGCTTATAAATGTTGTAATGATTAAATAAACGCAATGAAACAGATTGCAATCTGATGAATTGTACCTGACAAAGTTAATCTTatcctaataatttataattcatagaatttgtttctcttgcaaatttatttatatggcatatagattaatatattttaagttgatTGGTTGCCTTCGATCCTTAGCCCAGTAACCCTAGTCTGCTTTTTTTTACTTCTGGTGGGACCATTGTTTTTTATAAGCCTTTAAACTGAatcttaaaagcattttaaatgtcATAAGTCATCTGAAATGAAAACAATCAATTCAAATATAGAGCAACACTAGTGTCATTTATCATTCCATTTACTGCTAAGTAACCGAACGAAGCAAGATGATAAATATCTAActgtaaataaacataaaaaaatgcttgtCACTGAACAAAAACCGATTGCTGAACTTGCATTATTTATTGCTGCTGTCTCCTGATTTGACTAAAAGATAATACATTATCACTTCACTTCTCATCCCCCCCTCTCAATCGATTATCTCATCatcaattttagattaaatttcggTAAATTTGTCATCCTCTCGCGTTATCTTCTTTTCCCGAGACCTTGAAAGTATACGTGACTTTTTCGGCAACACGCAAATTTCACTCTTGCAACAGCTTGCGTCCATCATTATTATCTTCTTTCTGACTCGATTTACAGGTTGGTCGCAAAAGTCTTTGACCTATTTtcgaaacaatatattttaagatatatcaaAACTTAAGCTCTACGTGTCGTGGAATATACAATTCtacacattttttaactttttttaaaaaattaaaaaaatgaagatgcaaattttaactgttttatttttttaattgctgaaaatggttttcttttgttttataaaagcactagacgcctttggcgaccacTGTATTTGCAAGGAATagtaattttgtttgatttcttttaaatatctgcataatttcctcgataaattatttttaataatcaaataatgataaacaattaagatattttattatccaTACCcctattttgtttattgtttgcattttaatttttgtacagaCATCAAGTCATATAACAGATGCTAAATATAACATGTAATTGCATTGAAAACGTTGTTGGCCACGTTAACTAACGTCTAATTGCAAGCTGTCGAACAtgaacttcactttcttattccatattcaaaatatatagttgattctaatattaaaatgaatcaatacATTTTCATTGTATTACATTAACACATCGCTAGTCAGAAACTTAATGAATACTAAGCAAAAtctttcagtatatatatatgttatttaatatctCCTATGGATTagataatggattttaaaaaaaattagtgaaataaaatttaaaaaagtaatgaaagggaatgtttatacaatacaattttccgaaagaataagaataaatagatttttcgTTAACAACGTTCAATAACGAAACAGgggtaataaattaaatatttctagataTAGTGAAAAATGATCTAAATTCTATTGCAACgaagaaaagtatttttgcatACAATGTATAAAAGTATTgcttaaaaattgtcaaaattaaaagaaaaactgaacaccaattaaatttatatatatatttttaaaaattgaattttgaaatgatgcgaaaattatttttctgtaatattatttatcgaaaaaaatagcaaattttcaCTAGACTTTTAGTTaactaaaatttccaaaaaaaaaaaaaaaaaaaaaaaaaaggaatcactTCTAGATGGTCAATTCCACCTTCTAAGAAAATCTGAACCAAATTTGGTAACAAATCCAATCATCCGTCCTGTAGATAGCCAACATGCATATACGTCCGCTTTATTAGTGGAGATAAATACGGTGGCTAATGGTGCCAATCCTCGCCATAATTTATGGCAGATATTTTGCAAAGGGGCAAAATATGCAATGATTTTTAGTTCATTTGATCAAAGTTGCCTCCTGTTTTGAATGTTACTGAGGACGTACTTATGTGAATGGTTACTTATATGAGCTGGTGGTTGAAATTTTACCAGTTTTTTCTGCTTTTGTGTGCCTTTACACTCGCCATTTGATTGGCGCGGTATAATCAAATTTAGATCTTGCACCAATAAACTCCAATATCCAATCTAATCCAATTGTGTTAAATCCCTGCATTACATGCTGTTCAGTAAGCCAATTTCTCCTAAAAAGCTGAAGCTGCATTGTACCACTCATGACAGAGCACggagatgaaaaaaaaacccttttaccaatccttttaatatgaatttacacATTATCTATGCAAcagttaactttaaaaatcaaccttaaaactgaacaaaaatttacatgagattctcatttttaaattgtttgcgTTGCTTATACTctgctttctttaaatattcatattttatcgcCTTCACAAAATGCTTAATGCTtagatcaaaattttatgaatagagctgaaaattatttgataaaaaacgTGACTTTACAAAACAGATGATAAGGTTAATAGTATCTACGGTTCTGTAAACTGAAAATAAGCAGGCAATGAAGCGATCTTGAAAATTATAGATATGCTTATTCGGCGTAATATACTCAAATTTGGCTCTTGAACCAATAAACTACTATGTCCAATCTAATCCAATTAGGCTAAATCCCTGCACTACAGGTTGTTCAGTGAGCAACTTCCCATAAAGATCTGACGCTGAGCTGTGCTTGAAACCACTCGTGGCATAGCACAGTTGAAAAAAAGATAACTTCTTCCATTTGtcattttcaacataatttttagaCTATCtcttctaaagatattttttttaaaaaatcaaccaGAAAACTGAACAAAAATTCATGGGagattctcatttttaaatcatatttgagTTACTTATATTGCCGTCTTTAAACTTTAATATGTTATCATCTTCGCAAAATATTTAATGCCCAGGATTTTATGAATAGGATtagaaattattcgaattattcgAGATTTCACACAAAAAAGTTCTGGAAAATTAATCTACAGttctggaaaattaaaaatatactgtgAATGAAGTTATCTAAAAAGTTCCAAATCTAGATTACACAGGAGATAATAGgaataaatttgtacaaaaaaaaaatcatgctctcttaatttctaagatattaacaagtaatataaattaagaacATATGTTTCCAGACAACTGGCTTTATCAGTTTAGCTGAAATCTAGAATTAATGGCATGCATTGAAGTTTGATAAGGACAATTAAACCATGAGATTTCAAAaccttttaatgaaaattgttcttAATATAGAAACtcccagttaaaattaaatatattaatgcattctTAAGACGTATGCATTGaaacaaaaaagatatttaagaagtAGTGATAGAATTGTTCAAAGTTTTAGCTTTTCTCAGGACAAAAAATACCTACCctcaaatttccttattttaaaatcacctggttaaattttgcaaagaatcaataaaaattggtaaaaatgagATTGGTATAGTTGAAACGATAACCCTTTTAAGGTTATgagagtaatatatatatatatatatatattactctactattaatatatatatatatatatatatatatatatatatcggattAATTTCCTCCGAAATATTTGTGCATAATATTGGTTAATTTTTCCCAGCCTGAAATGGCTGCTATCTAAGTCCATCTGGTTCATTTGTTTGCAAAGGCTTTAAATTCCTTGCCTCCGTTTCTGCGATTGACTTATGCttacttttaaacattattaactcaatatattgaaacaaatgaaagcctgattatatatatatatatatatatatatatatatatatatatatatatatatatatatatatatataaaacagaaatgtaGAAAATAGTGATAGAGTAGATCAAGGTTAACATAAACTTTAacacgtttaattttttttttaaattaataacaattgtaagcaatattgttcaaaaatgacgatattattcaaattattaggATTTTATGAGgatattattattagtaaaatttgaacttttactatagtaaaatattttttgtaatattatttgttccaAAGTTACTgcagtaaaatgataaaatttccgctaacttttaattaactgaaatttaattaaattttatattttgaaaagctgataatattctttctcttgtcttaGCGAATAAGTCTACAAAGTTTGGTTAAGTTTTAGCCCAATCATTAAAGAAAAGACGTGGGATATGCATATGTGCACACCTAActagaataacatttatttatattaagacacAGGAAGCAGCACTTTcgataataaatttctaaatatttagataaaattttttattgcctctcttttttatatataaaatttaaaatagcaaatttaaaaatcagggAACTTTTAAAAAGGCAGAAATTTTATGATACAaatagaattactttttttgaacttatctttttaatgaatccATCCAGTTTTGAACGGTATAAAAAATTGCCAACcagttaaaattattgttattattattattatttatatctcgTAAATCATACTGATATAACAAAAAGTTTACGAAAAAATTAACTTccagaaatcttaaaattaaaaaaaaaaaaaatgactctttcATTTTCACTATGAGTTATCAGTCTTGCACTCTCGAAAGTAGTAGCAACTTTTAATTATCTCAATCtcgcttttatttcaaaattcagttcaTTCTACTCGACAAGATCTATCAAAGTAGAAgctgatatttatttcaatgaaacgATAAAAcatctattcaaattttatgataacctataattttattttgcttctgtgttctttatatttattgtttcagcTAAGACTTTTAATTATCTaatctttattgaaatatgttGAGCTTAGAATATTTAATCTTTGTGCCTTTTTTTCATTGTGCCTAATGTcctatttaaactatttataacgtcataattttgaaaaatatttgtaattaatttttaaatatttattattattaacattttaattactttatccataatttaatgttttgtgtattttaaagcatttaaatgacaaattttccTAATGCCACTACACACTTTTTATTTTCGTTTGCAATTTGGTTCTTAAATTCGATTCTGTCTAAACCTTTCCAATAtagttttttcttttccaaaattaaaataatttagggCTCTCATgggtcaaataaagtataaatagctatattctgctaaaataaaaacaaaaattaactataggTGCAATTTTGGAGCCATTGGGGTTGAGGTGACCATATAAAATACAGTGGATACGGGGAAAAATTGCACTAACATATGAATGTAAACACAGAAAACCATTGGGACGTACATTTCACTATATTCCCCACTTACTTAATCCCTTTgggtgatttaaaaatatcagtgggACATATATGTCCCGGTGGGGCCCAAAGAgttaatattaagattttcaaGCCTAGTCCGATTTCTCCCCTCATACAATATTCAAGTTTTCTCAAAATTCAATTTCCAAATATTAGTAAGTTAAATCTTGgtttgatttatttaaacatatattccGTTTTGTATAATAACGAcgcaaaagaaaatgtaattcttttccTAACTTTTTTGTAACTTTCTATGCTTGTTGTTTattgatattctaaaatttaacgAATGCACTTTAATTATACTATCAATCGTTAATGGAAATCGAGAAATCTGTGACCATTCAATGTCATTcacttttaataacatttttcaaatgacataaaagaccatatgaaattcataaattataatataccatttagataaaatttagctacataaacattttcattaaaaatttactttttagtgCATGTCACGAGAAATAAATAGCATCCCCACGAAGAATAATAtccatattaatttaaacaaaaagccACCTAAATGCTACTTGAAGCATCATCATATCAGATATTTTGggatttaaatctaattacagttaaagatacattttatgtaacaaaaaaataccctttaaactttaaaacatagatgaaatgttatttcaattatttctcatttagtttttagaaaaaataataccaGAAGTAAcaagctttaaaaaatcttttcatgttTATGTCTCCAGTACAGCATATCATCTCCTGCCGTGGATTTATCCTTAGTTTCTGAATGTTATCAGGGGCGACAATCATTCAATTCCCCAAATATCTAGACAAGGCGGTGATAATTCATTTAGACTGCACtcattttgcaattttgaatcaaatcatttttctgttttatttttatccaaaaatgtAAAAGTAGATACGCAAGTAAGAAAAACTAAGCGTTAGAATTAATAATTCACCAGACTGTAGCCAAAAGATACGCTTAATATTCTCTTAAAAAGAGAATTAAGTAAAGATAGAAGCTTGAAAACTCATTCTCCCCTTTCCATGTCAATAGAAGAAAAGATCTGTTACCTATTCCACCATCTTTAGGTTACATTATTTCTGTTTCAGCTTCCACGTATGTTGCGATACAACAAAACAGAACAAAACTCTTCTAATGAATTAGTTcctcaaaaagaaagaaattataatacttatttgTATGATATCAATCCGATCCTGGATACAAAGTAGGAATAAAAATCTCTGTTTAACTGTGTGGATGTAAGAAATGAGTAAGAGACTTTTGCACTTTTAATTCTCGCATATTTCAAGCATAAAGCGCTTTCTGTGCTTAGATTTATCGTACACTGAATGGAATAGAAAATCCACAATGgtacattatttttcatctttaaccGATTCTGTCCAAcacacatttataattttagtcaaaaggtattaaattttatcctttttggGTTAAGGTTTATGTAAGTTAACACATTTTCATATACACAAACAATGAAATCAATCAATGGTTACTGTTCATTTCAGAATTCTAAGATTTGGATTATTGTACTTTACTAAGAGATGGTATGCAGAAAGATCAGTGGTTGTAAAATCTCCTAATTCCGCGAATAATCTACACTACTAAATGTAAACAAATCCTTTCATGTTTCCTCtcatccccccttttttttttgacgaaataaacgccttctaacgcatgcgcaaaagcacggaaGATTTCTGTATCCGAGAATGAACAGAACCTCGCCAACAGATATTTTAATCGAAAATCTGATGCAGATATTATTATAacgctttcttttatttaaaatagaaaatgtaaatttaagagATAGAAatatatacgaaataaatttccCCAACGTAacacatttttcagttatttttttcccatgcACATAGTAGGTGCATAGACAGGCATACATTTTGCAAAGAGATTTCGGAAACTGATACATACTTACAATTTTGGTggaaagatattcaaaataaaagctaCCAAAAAATTTGcgaatttttttaatccagtaaaatatgaaacaagacaattcaacaaaaactaaaaatcttcataaatccACAAAACCTTTTGTGATgatagcaatattattttttcattccttacataatagcattaatttaataaattccgtagttttaattaaatgcaatataattttcttgattACTTGATTCTTGATTACTTGATTATTTTggttatcaaataaataaataaaagcacgcGCTATCAAACGTGTATTGTGTGAGAGAAACTTATTCAGCCATGTATTGGATGATAGTTTTTTTCACTTCATGACATTCTAAATGTCCATTTCACAAAGACGCTTCCTTGCAgataatctatataatataatatgtgtttGATACAGCTGTCATACAACCcgtaaaatacaatataaaaggGCTATAAATCTTAGCCATGTCTTCAATTCTCAAAATAATCAAAGGATAATTCAAGTTTTCAGTTGAATAGGGATATATCGgaatttatcttttaagaaaattaacttagaaacaaattaaaatgcaagctgtgcaaaattcagttttaaaattttgtcataaattGAGAATTACACCTTGAGAATTACCAAATTAAACTTACCTTTcagcttatttaattaaaaattattcctaaaatcaCTGATATGCGTTTGACTGCTTTATATCGGTCATTCATTATCTTTCGAAAATCATTATTGAACGAAAGCTTTTAACTAAATCGGAAGCTTGGATGCTATTGGAACTTGTTAGGAAATCAAACACATCTAAAATACTAAGATCCACAGGAACATCACAAATGCAATTGtaggctttaaaataatttttgaaggcTAAAAATGCATGCTCAAATCTCTAAGGTTATAGACGAACGACAATGCGAAATGGAAATAGATTTTCATGGTCAGATTCCGAAATATTAGCACGGAAGACTAATGTTTAGCACATTCACTTAACTACTGATATCAGAATCTAGATTCAAATTATCCAAAACCGACTACAAATCATAAGTTTGTATTTTCGTAGATTTTCTGCCACAATAAGTTATGGTATTGATTCCAAAAAATGGCAGAAGAGCACATCATCGAGAAATTATTgttgtaatgttttattttccgatcaatcatatttagaaattcattGAGATAATTGGTATATAATAGAAAGAACACTGTCCTAGAAACAATCATGCAAGAAAGGGCTATATTGAGAGAGGGGTTGTTGTTGTGTAAAGCCGACCACCTCGCCACCaatgaacgaagcagtatcgacaagTCTTTTTTGTGGCCGATTGCTATCTTCAATATAGTCCGTCCATAACACTGACAGATTCACCAAACTGACATCGCTTCGAGAACAGATCACCCCCAACCACAAATTGATCAATCACTGACCTTCCTCCTCAGCTCCCCGTTCACCTATCTTCCTATTAAACAAGGAACAggccatcatttaaaaaaattctcttcgaaATTTCCAATATTCCTCCAAATTCTCGTTTCACAGTATTTCAAATCGAAACAATTGAGAAGGGGGGAGgagtaatattgtaaaaaatttcgtTCGACATTTCTTTCAATAGATAAACCGACTTCCACATGTTTTAAAATAGATCTCTAATGTGTTTGTTAGAATCGAtctctaaaaatgcatttttttctttcatacatatGTGGCTATTTTTCACATTACTTATcgttaatattgataatttatcaccattaaatcttttatttatccaCAATATTTCCCAAAATCTCGGTATCCTTTATtgatttcagaaatgtaaagacTGTTTCATGTTGAATGGTACAAAAAAATACTATAGGAcgaattctgtaatttattaacttagatgaatcaaaattaaactgaaactACAATTATACGAGTTTTATCCAACAACAGCGAAAATTCTTCCATTAATAATGTCGCTGTTAGAGATTACTAGGAGAAATCGTTCGCCGCCGTCATTATCAAAATGGCTTCATCCGTGCAAGAGAAAGCATTCTAAGTTTTCAAATATGCCAAAACATCTTCGTTTATCATCGTTCAAAGAGAATTTTGCGCGATATTTAATAAAGAACTATCGCATTGTCACAACATTTAACGATGGGTGAAGCAGTTTCAGGAAACAGGATGCTTATGTAAGAAAACCAGTAAAGGACGAACACCCACCAAAACCAAAATGGTTGAACAAATTCTTGCAAAGTTTTTACAAAAGCCTGAAAAAACAATGCGTCTCATGAGTGCAAAAACTGAGCAACCTCGAACAACGGTGTTACATATGTTCACTGATGAGTCGGACTCATTAGCAGGGATATTCTAACACGAGCATGGCAGAAATAAGAATATCGCATAGATATTTGTCGTGTCACCTGAGGGGGACACACAGAGAACAGCTATAAAAGTTTGTATAAATCtagtttcattgaaaattttgactaataaagataaattaattacagaattcatggacttgctttattttttcccatttaatatGAATCACCCTATATTTCCCAAGTATGTTTATGTAAATAATGATAATCGAGAACGGCCAAGAAGTATGACACAAACCTTTTATGCAGGATTTGTGCAGAACGCATTCTTGTTCTGTGGCGTGGAAGACGAGTCCTCTGGGGCAAAAGTACCTGAGAGGCCCTTTGTCACTGCATATGAAGGCACTTCTGCAGTTAGTGGGATCCGGTATCAAGCGAGGAATCTTTCCAGAGGATGACGTTGGACATCGTGGAGCCCATGTGAAGTCGGATTGAGAATCGGCTGATGGGAAAGTATCTACAGTTACCAATACCGTTCCGAGCAGGAACGAAAGAAAAACCATAATTTTAGCCATGGTAAAGAACTAGTAAGCTTCTTCGCTATAGAAAAGAGAGATAAAATAATGACAgatggaataaattatttaatcagtcCTTAATGAATATCAATAGAGGAATGATTGAGCATTACAAAAAGCAAGAGCCTAATTCAATCTTGTAATAAGCCAACTGATTATAAAAGCGTATGATTTCCTTGCATTAGCATCATATCATTgtgtaaaatatgcaatttttattaggTAGGTcttaatgctttaataattactttccactatttatcattatttgctttttaaagtaGTATGATTTCACTTTCATCGTCaaaaggtaagttttttttttttttttttttttttaagaattttttaaaaaaacctacacccaaaattaaattttataaaattttatttttaaccagtGGTCTCTTCAAAAACTTTTAACATACTCTTTAGTAAAGGTGTTAAACCCCTTCTTCCCTGTATGAAATTGTGGGCCTTGAGTAAAGCCCTCGATGTCTTACATAGCAGTGGtgaataataattacgaaataaagatctttggcgtgaatctacaatttttacttaatctagAGTAAAAGTAGTGATCTTTGGAGATTTTTTTGCACAATTAATCCTTGGCATATcgttaatatacaagtacctgAAAGTCCCATATGTGTTTTTGgtgttttttattgatttttttcattgaagcCGAGCCAAAATACAAACCAATAGACGACAAATCTTCAGACAGAAGacggttcaaaatttaatatggatcTACCTTTAGAATACTAAATTTATAAGCCTAATTTTATTTAGCTAAAATATTACGTTTTATCTATTTATCGCATTTACACTCAAAAATACGTCAACAGAAGGTCAACTTGCTGTCATATTTCGTTCAACATTTTATacgaatcttcatttttttcactcGGAAAAATAATTAGATGTTTGATTATTTACCTAACACAAGAACTTGCTTAttaatccaatatatatatatatataattgttttaaattgaattttcccaaacattaatttacatctttttgcCACTATGTTGATAGTTTTAACaatcaaacttaaaaaataaaaacataaaataccaATGCACTATCTTGAATGTTGCCTGGAAAAGACATCCTAGTGAAaggttaaaattttatacaaaattttattcgtgtAATTCCttaagttttgtagttataggATAGCCAGCTGACAGACTTCCTATTAAgggattttaatcaaaatttgatagaaatatacaagtTTAGTGTTGATGCATCATACTAAATTTCACCAGTCTAGCTCCATTTTTAAGTTGTCGTGTTCTGAGACACGTAGACAGATATAtttccgaaaatgtatttttcgaactcaaggaaatCAGAAtcatggaaattcatcaaaatttcgaattcatttttttaacgatttcagTACTTTCTCTAATCAATAAGTTTAGTTTCCGCTTATATATGATAGAAACTTCACATAAAGTGCCGTATAAAAAATagtgcttaaaaaattaaaggaaatttcaacTTCTACTCCGAAACACCgcaacatgataatattttaattccattaatctttttttaatttcatttttttaagttattcttaataataGCAAAGATaatgtgcaaataaaaaaacagtattcGATATCATCATCATATACTTGAGTATaagtaattataacaataaaaagtattgttgcaaaatatacttaaaaattttttttgtaatttattaaagagaaaaaaaatgttcagaaatataacTAATATGCTAATAACTGgaatttgaaatataactaataactggaataataattaaaaaataactgggataataaaaacaaatataactaATAACTAGAATATGAAACGgatacaaaaatggtttttgtgtgATCACATGCCTTGAACAATCTGAAGTAATCATTTCGtttgattcttatttaattttttatttcaataaaagtaattatgtgccaaatttggtgatTATAGGACCAACACACTTCATGATTGCATAACATGATAATATCATACTAATCGTTATAGATTATATCTAATCTACAAAGTTTATCATGCTCAAAATCAAATAATCTGAATTTGACGTAATACTTTTCACGCCAAACGATATTCATAACTATTTTAGAATAATCGCGGTGAATAAGTGTTCTACTAATGAATGATACAGACtggaaaaaattcagattttcttttacttcaaattattagatttttaattgttcttaagccattcattcatatattcattttattctttatcatcTTTATACAAATCTGCAATGTTGATGTAAGGGCTAcgtgaaaaatttttattcctttatctagtttatttttaagtcatcatGTTTACAAATACAAGAAAGGATAATTCATTGTAAAttcactttgtttaaaatataacttcGTTCTTTTGATATACATGACCAAatgtcaaatttcaatatttgacatCGTTATGTTTCCGAACTATCCTGTTCATATATACACGAACAggaagacaaatataattccaaaaatgtattttttgcacTTGTTGAGGTTTAAATAAGTGGAATTTGACTCAAATATTGatatcgaataaaaaattaattaaaattaaaaataaattca includes the following:
- the LOC129969199 gene encoding peritrophin-1-like; translation: MAKIMVFLSFLLGTVLVTVDTFPSADSQSDFTWAPRCPTSSSGKIPRLIPDPTNCRSAFICSDKGPLRYFCPRGLVFHATEQECVLHKSCIKESDEYTAFMSCPEKNGRDIVSFAHPTDCQMYYLCDHGIAYPRRCPSDLHYNPELRVCDFSWRANCKARFLSLQP